TTTCTAATATTGCAAGCGTATTTTTCAATTTTTACTATGGTACAAGATGCAAAAAAACGCAATATAGAGCGTATTGTCTTTTTATCCATTATCGTAGTGTTAGTGATTGCATTAGCTTACACTGCACTTAATCGGCAAAAAGTAATTGAGTACAGAGATAGAGTAGTCAAAGAGCGAGATAGTCTAAAAACCGAAACGATTGACTTGGAAAAAGAATTAGATGAAGTAAATAAGATTGTGATTAGTCAAAAAGGTAGAATAAGAGAGTTAGATTCCATAGTAGCAGCACAAAATGAGTACATTGAGAAACAAAAAGCACAGATCCGTGCGCAAATTCAAAAAGGAAATTTGGATAAAGAACAAATCAAAAGACTAAAAGAGCAAATTGACCAACTCAAATACTACGTAGAAAAATATCAAAACAGAATAGATTCATTGGTTCGTGAAAATAAAGTACTAAAAGCTGACTTAGAGAAGTTTAAGCAAGATAATGAGGAACTTAAACGAAAAACGATAGAAAAAGACGATAAAATTGCAGAATTGGATATAAAAGTTAAAACGGCATCTATTCTGAAAGCAGAGGACTTTAAGTTTAGCATGATAAAGGAAAATGGTAAAGAAGACGATGACCAACCTTTCAAAGCACGTAAAATAAGCAAAATCAAAATGCGCTTTACTATTGCTGAAAATAAAGTTGCGGATAAAGGTGAGCGGACTTTATACATTGTCTATATCAATCCTGATGGTAGCGTAAGCCAAGATATGAACAAAGGCAGTGGAAAAATTAAAACTGTGGATGGTGAGAAAACTTATTCTACCTCAAAAACTATAAACTATACTCAATCTGCCCAAGAAGTATCATTAGTATATGCCAATCCAGTTGAGTATAAGCCTGGAAATCACACCGTAGAAGTGTATGAAAACGGATATTTGATAGGGAAAGGGAGCTTCAAAGTTAAGTAGATTGATCTTATTTTTGTTACCAACGTTTGCTAAAAGTAAAGCTTTTTGCTTTTAAAAATACGATGGTTCTAATTTTTGGCACGGCGTTTGTATACTTACTTACGTTCAATCAATTAACTATGAGTAAGATAGTCAAGCTAAGTGCAATACTTTTAGTAAGTACATTAGCGCTTGTATCTTGTCGCAAAAAAGAAAATCCCAAACAAATTTTG
This window of the Bacteroidia bacterium genome carries:
- a CDS encoding Atg14 domain-containing protein, producing MVQDAKKRNIERIVFLSIIVVLVIALAYTALNRQKVIEYRDRVVKERDSLKTETIDLEKELDEVNKIVISQKGRIRELDSIVAAQNEYIEKQKAQIRAQIQKGNLDKEQIKRLKEQIDQLKYYVEKYQNRIDSLVRENKVLKADLEKFKQDNEELKRKTIEKDDKIAELDIKVKTASILKAEDFKFSMIKENGKEDDDQPFKARKISKIKMRFTIAENKVADKGERTLYIVYINPDGSVSQDMNKGSGKIKTVDGEKTYSTSKTINYTQSAQEVSLVYANPVEYKPGNHTVEVYENGYLIGKGSFKVK